In Erwinia tasmaniensis Et1/99, a single genomic region encodes these proteins:
- a CDS encoding transposase, whose product MSGKLPGLDEIRDECRCRRCLQTRYWKVHFAKKTLGSGHNVKYLSLYLKRPVRASRLHHYSGGGVIITILITPRGNINEKP is encoded by the coding sequence ATGTCCGGCAAGCTGCCTGGACTGGATGAAATCCGTGACGAATGCCGGTGTCGGCGCTGTCTGCAGACCCGTTACTGGAAGGTGCATTTTGCGAAGAAGACCCTGGGATCCGGGCACAACGTGAAATATCTTAGTCTTTATCTGAAGCGCCCTGTGCGGGCATCGCGCCTGCACCACTACAGCGGCGGCGGGGTGATAATCACTATCTTGATCACCCCACGGGGAAACATAAATGAAAAACCCTGA